The stretch of DNA TGAGCATTGCCATGACGAGAAAAGAATCCATAGATACATCCCTCAACAACTAAAAACCAAGCACAATGAACGACAAAAAACTGATGAACCTGGCTGCGGATAATATTCGAATCCTCGCGGCATCGATGGTAGAAAAAGCAAAATCGGGACATCCCGGCGGAGCCATGGGAGGAGCCGACTTTATCAATGTGCTCTTCTCCGAATTTCTGATTTATGATCCCGAAAACCCCACTTGGGAAGGACGCGATCGCTTTTTTCTCGATCCGGGACATATGTCGCCCATGCTCTATTCGGCCTTAGCATTGCAAGGACGGTTTACGCTCGACGAACTGAAAGACTTCCGTCAGTGGGGTTCGCCCACGCCCGGCCATCCCGAACGAGATATAACCCGCGGCATCGAAAATACCTCGGGTCCCTTAGGGCAAGGCCATGCCTATGGTGCAGGAGCTGCGATAGCTGAGAAATATCTCGAAACGAAACTCGGTCGCACGATGATGCAGCACACCATATATATATATATATCCGACGGCGGCGTGCAAGAAGAAATATCCCAGGGAGTGGGTCGACTGGCCGGAGCTCTTGGGCTCGACAACATCATCATGTTCTACGATTCCAACGACATACAACTCTCTACCGAGTGTGGCGTAGTGACAGCCGAAGACACCGCTGCCAAATATGAGGCGTGGGGTTGGAAAGTACTCACCATCGATGGTAACGATGCCGACGAGATTCGTCAAGCCCTGCATCAGGCACAGCAAGAGCAGCAACGCCCAACACTCATTATCGGCAACACCGTGATGGGAAAGGGTGCACTTCGGGCCGACGGTTCGAGCTTCGAACATCACATCGGCACGCACGGAGCACCGCTCGGTGGTGAAGCCTATGTGAAGACCATTCTCCATATCGGCGGAAATCCCGACAACCCCTTTGTCATCTTCCCCGAGGTGGAGCAACTCTACGCCCGACGTAGAGAAGAACTCAAAGAAATCGTTGCCCATCGGCATGCCGCCGAGCAGGCCTGGGCCAGTGAGAATCCCGATCGGGCGGCACAGATGCGAGAATGGTTCAGCGGAAAAGCCCCGCAGGTGGATTGGAGTGCGCTGACCCAGAAGGCCGATGCCGCCACGCGTGTAGGGTCTGCGGCATGTTTGGGTGTGCTGGCCGAGCAGGTAGAGAACATGATTTGTTCTTCGGCCGACCTCTCCAACAGCGACCGAACCGACGGATTTCTCAACAAAACCCATGACATCCGCCGGTCCGACTTCTCCGGAGCCTTCCTCCAAGCCGGTGTCAGCGAGCTCACCATGGCCTGCATGTGCATCGGCATGTACCTGCATGGCGGTATCATTCCGGCCTGCGGCACCTTCTTCGTTTTCTCCGACTACATGAAGCCCGCCATTCGCATGGCCGCCCTGATGCGGGTACCGATTAAGTTTGTTTGGTCGCACGACGCCTTCCGCGTAGGTGAAGATGGACCAACGCATCAGCCTGTAGAACAAGAAGCGCAAATCCGACTGATGGAGAAATTGCAGAACCATCAGGGCGAAGACTCCGTGCGTGTGTTCCGTCCTGCCGATGTCAACGAGACCACTGTATGTTGGCAGATGGCGATGGAGAACATGAGCACCCCGACGGCCTTGATTCTCTCGCGGCAGAACGTGAAGAACCTGCACCCCGAGACCGACTACACCCAGGCGCGCCGTGGAGCCTATATCGTGGCCGGCAGCGACGAACGCTTCGACGTCATCCTCTTGGCTTCGGGTTCAGAAGTGGCAACCCTCGAGGCCGGAGCCGAACTCCTGCGTAAAGACCACCTGCGTGTGCGCATCGTCAGTGTGCCCTCCGAAGGCCTCTTCCGTCGGCAGAGTAAAGAATATCAGGAGCAGATTCTCCCGCGGGGAGCGAAAATCTTCGGGCTCACCGCCGGACTGCCTGTCACCCTCGAGAGCCTCGTGGGCAGCAACGGGCGTGTATTCGGATTGGAACATTTCGGCCACTCGGCCCCCTTCAAAGTGCTCGACGAGAAATTCGGGTTCACCGCCGAAAACGTTTATGCGCAGGTAAAAGCCTTCCTGGCAGAAGACTAATCGATAAATCGTTTCACCCTTTTATCAATCACAAGTATGGAAGTAAAAACCATCGGAATTGCTTGCGATCACGCAGGATTTCCCCTCAAACAGTACGTTCTGCAATATCTTGAAGAGCGTGGCTACGCCTATAAAGATTACGGCACCTACAGCGATCAGAGTTGCGACTATCCCGACTTTGCCCACGCCTTGGCCCAGGGCATCGAGAGTGACGAAGTGTATCCCGGCATCGGCATTTGCGGTAGCGGAGAAGGCATTGCCATGACGCTGAACAAACACCAGGGCGTGCGCGCCGGACTGGCTTGGAATCGGGAGATAGCCCACCTCATCCGCCAGCACAACGACGCCAACGTGCTCGTCATGCCCGGCCGATTTGTAGACAACAACACCGCCCGCGGCATTCTCGACGAGTTTTTCAAAACCACCTTCGAAGGTGGGCGCCACCAGAACCGGGTGAACAAAATCCCTGTGAAATAAGCCCCGCCTTTGCCGCAGGACTTTCAAAAAGAAGGAGAGAGGAGAGGTTCCCACAACCGCGGGGGCCGTCTCCTCTCTTTTGATGTCTCCTCTCTTTTGATGTCGCCTGCCGGTATGCCTGCTGGTGAACCTTCGAAACGGGCCTTTCGGGCTTTGTGCCTGAAAAGTTTGTTTATTCCGCTGAAAACCCTTACCTTTGCCCCCGTGAAACAAAATGTGTTGACATATCGGCAGAACGGAGAGCAGAAAAGGGCGAACTTTTCTGCATCTTTTAACGCCCGTTGTTTGGTAGTGTCGGATATTTTCGCTACCTTACACACACACACACACACACACACACACACACACACACACACACACACACACACACAATGTTCGCACCTATTGTAGTGTAAGACTTTTTAGCTTTCTCTTACGCGCGCGCGAAGCGAGCGCAACCCCCATTAGCAAAGGGCTCTTCGGAGTGGCCTTTGCTTCTTTTTTCGTGCCTATGAGCCAAGGGGCGGAAAGAGAAACAACGCCGATTTTTCACCTTTTAAATATTAGAGAATTATGAACAGACAAGAACAACAACGGGCTGCAAGCCAATGGGCAGCCCAATGGCAAGCGGGTGGCCTGCCCTACATCCCGCCGCAGTGCAACGTGATTCCTCTTGAAACGGAAGATGTGCTCGGCATTACCAGCGTTCGCCATCGTGCCGAGAATTCCACCGAAGAAGAATGGGAAGAGGATGAAGAGATTAGAAGTTCCTATGATGATAATTACAACTCTTATATGCGTCTTGATTGGTAATATAAAAAAGAAAACGAGATGAAAAAGATATTTCAACCCCTGTGTTTTGTCCTATTGGGCATAGCTCTTTCGGCATGTAGCCACGACGACGAGCCAACACCGAGCAATGCGCCCTTGATCAGCTTAGGCAGCGACGCTACCTTTACGCTGACCGAAGAGAAGTTTGAAACCTCGAAGCCCGCCTCGCGGGCCATGGCGGCCCAGACACAACCGCAAGAAGTGGACCTGGGCGACGGCCTTCGCACCACCATCACCATTGAAGAAGACAGCGAGCCCGAAACGCGCGCCAACCCCATCAGCCAAGGCCGCTATTCTATCTATGCACTCGACGGCAGCGGCAACCGTATCACCGGCACCGACAAAACGCTCACGGGCGAGGTGAACGCCAGCGGCACGTTTGTGGCCGATACCGGTTCGAAACTCGAGTTGCCCGCCGGCACCTACACCTTTGTGTGCATCAGCGAGGGTGTAGTTGATAATGGCAACTCTCTCGTTGTTGTCAATAGCACGAAGAGCCCCATGCTGGGCAAAACCACCAAGACCGTTAGCAGTGCCGACCGCCACGTATCGTTCACGATGAAGCATTTGGCCGCCCGTGTACGGTTTAAATACATTGCTTATACCGAGTCGACCAACAATGTGAAAGTTGCTCTTAGTGGCACTCCTCTTGCTCCAAAAACAACGGAGTATGATGTTAAAGGCACAAAGGTTTCCTCAACAACAGGAGCATCTATAACGAATCAGCTTCCCCTTTCTTCCACACCCGCAGGGAAAGACAACAAATGGGTAAAAGCCAATTCGTTTTACACCGACTATTTTTACGTTCAGGAGGGTACCAATAGTGAATACATCAATGGCAATGGGACTGGCGAGATTTATACCGGAATAGATGCCAGCAAGTTTGCTTTTTATTTTACCTCGATCACTTTTGCGCCCAACAAGTCGTACACCATCGTGCTCAAACAAGTGCCGTTGCTTTATCTTTTTCAGGATGGTTCTAATGGCATCTTGGCCGAAAAAGGTTCGCGCACGCCTATCGGTCTTGTCACCGTCGAGAAGACCAACACCCGCGAGGGCACTGCCGCTGCCTTAACGACCAGCCATGCAGACCCTGCCATCGTTGCACAAAACGGCCACAAATGGGAAGACTTAGTGGCAGCCGGAGTGGCAGATGGGAAACGCAATACGGTTGTGCATGCCAACGCAAACGGATATATGACCAATCCACGGTCACCATCTTCTCTTGACGAGACAAACGGATACGACCTAACTTGGTCTGCCGCCCCCACCGTCACCACCGACGGAAAAGTGCGTGCCACCGAGGCTACCCAATATCCCGCCTTTTATTGGGCTGGGCATTTTCATCCTGGTGTATCTACAAGCAACATCGGCAAATGGTATATCCCGGCTTTCGGTGAAATTTTCAATCTATATATGAGACTCTTTACCGATGGAGGTGGAGGAATGTCTGTGGACGAATGGGGACGGTCCGGTTCTCCTAGTAATCACGATTGGACAGTGAGCTGGCAACCAGCCAACTCCGTTATAAAAATGCTTGATGCCCTTCAAGGCCTGCCAGAAAACGTCTATCTCTGGACATCTTCTACAGCAGCAGAAAAACCCGCTTACTCCACCATGGACGATTATTCTCCCATCGCCGTAGAATTTAGCCGAACGCCGTTCTCCGGATCCCTAAATGGAGAGAGGTTTGGAGCCAAAGCATTAAAAAAAGATGCGCCCAATGTATATGTGTGGCCTTGGGTACACTTCTAAGGGCTACTGAACTGTTCAGAACGGCCGCGGAGACCAAAGTGGGGCTACTGAACTGTTCAAAACGGCCGCGGAGACCAAAATGGGGCTACTGAACTGTTCAGAACGGCCGCGGAGACCAAAATGGGGCTACTGAACTGTTCAGAACGGCCGCGGAGACCAAAATGGTGCTACTGAACTGTTCAGAACGGCCGCGGAGGCCAAAATGGTGCTACTGAACTGTTCAAAACGGCCGCGGAGACCAAAATGGGGCTACTGAACTGTTCAGCGACACTTGAAAAGCAAAAAAAGGTCTGTCTGCCGTCGTGCAGACAGACTATTTATATCAAAAACCTATTACTAACTAAAAAACATTTAAGCTATGACAAAAAAATCATTACCCCGATCAATTCGGGTAGATGTGGGCTACATGGCCCGGTTTTCTAACGTTGTTCACATGCAGTACCACCGTCGGCTCTACGACCAGGTGGTGGCGGTAGACAAAGAGAAGCTCAAACTGACGGACGCCGTACTGGCAGAATGGCGCGAGGCCATCGACCAGGAGGTGGAACTCAACAAAGAGGCCACGCAATCGGTGCACACCGCTCGGCTGGTGAAACTCGATGCCGAGCGCGACCGGCTGCTGACGAACTTCTTCGGCGTGATTCGCATCCAGAAACTCTCGCCCGTGGCTGCTGTGCAAGAGGCTGCCCAGCGCGCGGAAGTGATTTTCAAGCCCTACGCCGGCATCCAGAACGAGGCCCTCGAGGCCGAAAGCGGACACATCGCCGGGATGTTTGAAGATGCCAAGAAATGCACCGCCGACCTCACCACACTGGGGCTCACGGCCGTGCTCTCGCAGCTGCGCACGGTGAACGCCGAGTTTGAACAGCTGGGAGCCACTCGCCGGCATGAGGCCGTCGAGGCCAAACGGCCCAGCGCCACGGCCATTCGCCCCAAAACGGACGAGGCGCTCGAGTTCGTCGTTCAGCACATTCAGGGCAGCTACCTCTTCTCTACCGTCGAGGCCGATCGGCTGCTGATCTACTCGCTGGCCGCGGAGATGAATAAAATTACGGCCGACTTTAAAGCCAGTCATAAGTCCAGCGATGCCCAAAAGAAAAAACATCCCGGCGACGGCAAAAAACCGGGTGGCAATCCTGGCGGAGGTAATCCCGGCGGCGGTAAAAAGCCCGATGACGGCGGAAAAAATCCTGGCGGCAATCCTGGTGGTGGCGGAAAGACGCCCGATCCTGGCAAAGATCCCGGAAAGGATCCCGAGAAGGAAAAAGAACTGGACGAAATAGAAAAGATGCTCACTCCGCTCATCCCCGCCTTTGAGAAAGAGATTGGGGATCGTCCCGGCTCTCTCTCCTTCGCCCGCGAAGTGGTGGGCACGGGCAAAGATCGCCGCTTTAAGTTCTACAACAGTCGCACAAAGGTGTGGACCTGGGCCACACTCCGCGCCGACGGAACGCTCGCGCCGTGGGGGGGCTAGCTAAACAGTTGACGAGTTAACAAGTTGACAAGTTAACGAGTAGATTTGCTTTTTGATTGACGAGTTGGCAGGAGGGTAACTTCCTCGTCAACTGCATGAAAAAAAGAGAACCGATACGACGCGTGTATCGGTTCTCTTTTTTGTTGATTCTCTATGGACCTCGTTCTCAATGGTCGATTCTCAATTGGATTTCTTTTTGCGCTTCCCCTTTGTCGGGGGAGAGGGACTGGGGGCTTTTCTTTTGACGGAGAACGAGGGGGTGGCGTTTGGGTAGAGTTCTTTGATGAGCTCGGGGCGGCCGATTCGGCGTAGCTCGCGTTCGATGGAGGGACGCTCTTCGGGTTTGTACCAGAAGAAGAATTGGCGTTGGGCGTTTTTGTCGCGAGGCGATTTGGCACTGAACACGGGCTGGAGGGTGTAGGGGTCGTAGCCGGTGTACCAGGCTTCGGTGCTCACGGTCATGGGCGTGGGGGTGAAGTCTTGTATCTGTTCGAGGTGGAAGTCGAGCCGCTTGGTGTGCACGGCCAGTTGGGCCATGTCTTCTTCGCGACAGCCGGGGTGGCTGCTCATGAAGTAGGGGATGATTTGCTGGCGCAGATTTTCGGACTGGTTGATGCGGTCGAAGATGCGCTTGAAGGCTTCGAACTGACTGAAGCTGGGCTTGCGCATCTGACGGAGCACTTCGTCGCTGGTGTGCTCGGGGGCCACCTTGAGACGACCGCTGACGTGATGGCGTATCAGTTCGCGGGTGTATTCCTGGGCGGCCTGATTGGTGCGTTCGTCTCGACTTTTGTGCAGGAGGAGGTCGTAGCGCACGCCGCTGCCGATGAAACTTTTCTTGATGCCGGGCAAGGCGTCGACGGAACGGTAGATGTCGAGCAGGGAGGAGTGATCGGTGTTGAGATTGGGGCAGATGTCAGGGTTGATGCACGAGGGGCGTTTGCATACTTCGCAGGCGCGCTTGTTGCGGCCGGCCATGCCGTACATGTTGGCCGAGGGGCCGCCAAGGTCGGAGAGATAGCCCTTGAAGTTGGGCATCTGGATGACTTGTTTCACCTCGCGCAGGATGCTTTCTTTCGACCGACATACGACGAATTTGCCTTGATGGGCCGAGATGGTGCAGAAGGAACAGCCGCCGAAACAGCCTTGGTGCAGGTTGACCGAGAATTTGATCATCTCGTAGGCCGGGATGCGCTTGTCTTTGTATTTGGGATGGGGCAGGCGGGTGTAGGGCAGGTCGAAGGTGGCGTCGAGCTCGGCGGTGGTGAGCACGGGGTAGGGGGGATTGACGACGACGTATCGGCGGTCTACGGCTTGGAGCAGTCGTTGGGCGTGCACTTTGTTGGCTTCTTCTTCGATGTGGCGGAAGTTGTCGGCTTGGGCTTTTTTGTTGCGCAGGCATTCTTCGTGGCTGTGGAGAAGGATGTCTTGCTGGCCGATTCCGCCGGGCACGTTGTCTTGGTCGACGAGGAAGACGGTTTGCGGAATGTCGTGGATGCTGTCGATGGATCGGCCGGCAGCAATGGCGGTGCAGAGTTGCAGAATGGATTTCTCACCCATGCCGTAGAGGATGATGTCGGCCCCGGAGTCGCAGAGGATGCAGCGGCGCACGCGGTCTTGCCAGTAGTCGTAGTGGGTGAGGCGGCGCATGGAGGCTTCGATTCCGCCGAGGACGACGGGCACGTCGGGGAAGAGGCTTTTGAGAATCTGGGTGTAGACGACGGAGGGATAGTCGGGGCGGCAGTCGTGTCGGCCGTCGGGACTGTAGGCGTCTTCCGACCGAAGTCGCTTGTTAGCGGTGTATTTGTTGACCATCGAGTCCATGCAGCCAGGGGAGACGCCGAAGAAGAGCCGTGGGCGGCCCAGCTTTTTGAAGTCGCGGAAGTCGCCGTGCCAGTCGGGTTGCGGCACGATGGCCACCTTATAGCCCGCAGCCTCGAGACATCGCCCGATGACGGCCGCTCCGAACGAGGGATGGTCTACGTAGGCATCGCCCGAGAAGAGAATGACGTCTAATTGTTCCCATCCTCTCAGTTGGCATTCTTTCTTGGTGGTGGGCAGAAAATCGGATAGTCTGTAGTCTTTCAAAGCCTTCTTTTTAGCTGATTCCTTTTCTTACTTGTCTTCTTCTTGCGTCTTCGTTTTCCAGTCGATCAGAAGTAGGGCCAGCTGATGGAGCCCGTATGCTTTCATGTTGCTGTTGTAGATGACGTCGAGACAAAGGTCGAGCAGATTTTTGTCTTTACCGCCGTCCGACTCGAGCAGTGAGCGGATGTTGCACTTGAGTTTGTCTAAGACGTCTTCGTCTATGATGCCGTTGCTGTCGATGAGGTTTTTCAGTAGGGCGTATTTCTCAATTGTCTCGAGATGGTTTTCGCTCACCTCGATGCTCCTTGTTCCGGAGCTGTTGGCTTGAATCTTATACATGTTTTTGTTTGTTTGTGATTAAACTTCCCCGGTGGTGAACAGGTGGGGATTTTTCCCGGTGAAGGATTTGAAGTAGCGTTTGATTTCCCGGAGATCGTCTTCCACGTTTCCGGTGGGGACGATTTGTCGGGTGCATTCAATCCGTTTGCTTTGATAATCCAATCCGTAGAGCAGAATGGGGATTTCGGCCTTCTGGGCAATAAAATAGAAGCCCTTTTTCCAGTCGGGATTGAGCGAACGGGTTCCCTCGGGTGTCACGCAGAGATGAAACTCGGAGGCTTTGCGGGCTTGGTCGGCCAAGAGGTCGGTCATGCTCGTTTGTCGGCTACGCCATACGGGAATGCCGCCGAGGCTTCTGAAGATCGGGCCTAATGGCCAGAAGAACCATTCTTTTTTCATGAGAAAATGACTTGTTATCCCTTCGGCTCTCGAAAAAAGCAACCCGATGAGAAAGTCCCAGTTGCTTGTGT from Prevotella sp. oral taxon 475 encodes:
- a CDS encoding transketolase; the protein is MNDKKLMNLAADNIRILAASMVEKAKSGHPGGAMGGADFINVLFSEFLIYDPENPTWEGRDRFFLDPGHMSPMLYSALALQGRFTLDELKDFRQWGSPTPGHPERDITRGIENTSGPLGQGHAYGAGAAIAEKYLETKLGRTMMQHTIYIYISDGGVQEEISQGVGRLAGALGLDNIIMFYDSNDIQLSTECGVVTAEDTAAKYEAWGWKVLTIDGNDADEIRQALHQAQQEQQRPTLIIGNTVMGKGALRADGSSFEHHIGTHGAPLGGEAYVKTILHIGGNPDNPFVIFPEVEQLYARRREELKEIVAHRHAAEQAWASENPDRAAQMREWFSGKAPQVDWSALTQKADAATRVGSAACLGVLAEQVENMICSSADLSNSDRTDGFLNKTHDIRRSDFSGAFLQAGVSELTMACMCIGMYLHGGIIPACGTFFVFSDYMKPAIRMAALMRVPIKFVWSHDAFRVGEDGPTHQPVEQEAQIRLMEKLQNHQGEDSVRVFRPADVNETTVCWQMAMENMSTPTALILSRQNVKNLHPETDYTQARRGAYIVAGSDERFDVILLASGSEVATLEAGAELLRKDHLRVRIVSVPSEGLFRRQSKEYQEQILPRGAKIFGLTAGLPVTLESLVGSNGRVFGLEHFGHSAPFKVLDEKFGFTAENVYAQVKAFLAED
- the rpiB gene encoding ribose 5-phosphate isomerase B yields the protein MEVKTIGIACDHAGFPLKQYVLQYLEERGYAYKDYGTYSDQSCDYPDFAHALAQGIESDEVYPGIGICGSGEGIAMTLNKHQGVRAGLAWNREIAHLIRQHNDANVLVMPGRFVDNNTARGILDEFFKTTFEGGRHQNRVNKIPVK
- a CDS encoding DUF6261 family protein, whose translation is MTKKSLPRSIRVDVGYMARFSNVVHMQYHRRLYDQVVAVDKEKLKLTDAVLAEWREAIDQEVELNKEATQSVHTARLVKLDAERDRLLTNFFGVIRIQKLSPVAAVQEAAQRAEVIFKPYAGIQNEALEAESGHIAGMFEDAKKCTADLTTLGLTAVLSQLRTVNAEFEQLGATRRHEAVEAKRPSATAIRPKTDEALEFVVQHIQGSYLFSTVEADRLLIYSLAAEMNKITADFKASHKSSDAQKKKHPGDGKKPGGNPGGGNPGGGKKPDDGGKNPGGNPGGGGKTPDPGKDPGKDPEKEKELDEIEKMLTPLIPAFEKEIGDRPGSLSFAREVVGTGKDRRFKFYNSRTKVWTWATLRADGTLAPWGG
- a CDS encoding YgiQ family radical SAM protein, whose translation is MKDYRLSDFLPTTKKECQLRGWEQLDVILFSGDAYVDHPSFGAAVIGRCLEAAGYKVAIVPQPDWHGDFRDFKKLGRPRLFFGVSPGCMDSMVNKYTANKRLRSEDAYSPDGRHDCRPDYPSVVYTQILKSLFPDVPVVLGGIEASMRRLTHYDYWQDRVRRCILCDSGADIILYGMGEKSILQLCTAIAAGRSIDSIHDIPQTVFLVDQDNVPGGIGQQDILLHSHEECLRNKKAQADNFRHIEEEANKVHAQRLLQAVDRRYVVVNPPYPVLTTAELDATFDLPYTRLPHPKYKDKRIPAYEMIKFSVNLHQGCFGGCSFCTISAHQGKFVVCRSKESILREVKQVIQMPNFKGYLSDLGGPSANMYGMAGRNKRACEVCKRPSCINPDICPNLNTDHSSLLDIYRSVDALPGIKKSFIGSGVRYDLLLHKSRDERTNQAAQEYTRELIRHHVSGRLKVAPEHTSDEVLRQMRKPSFSQFEAFKRIFDRINQSENLRQQIIPYFMSSHPGCREEDMAQLAVHTKRLDFHLEQIQDFTPTPMTVSTEAWYTGYDPYTLQPVFSAKSPRDKNAQRQFFFWYKPEERPSIERELRRIGRPELIKELYPNATPSFSVKRKAPSPSPPTKGKRKKKSN
- a CDS encoding 1-acyl-sn-glycerol-3-phosphate acyltransferase; this encodes MLRRFCRWMLYKQMGWTKNITVEHPPKYIICLAPHTSNWDFLIGLLFSRAEGITSHFLMKKEWFFWPLGPIFRSLGGIPVWRSRQTSMTDLLADQARKASEFHLCVTPEGTRSLNPDWKKGFYFIAQKAEIPILLYGLDYQSKRIECTRQIVPTGNVEDDLREIKRYFKSFTGKNPHLFTTGEV